A window of the Dyadobacter pollutisoli genome harbors these coding sequences:
- the hsdR gene encoding type I restriction-modification system endonuclease has product MTNSSNFTFLESEFPILYNIGISAEYNLHQDPAASLWKIRVFGERITEILFKEHALQFPVDNTFANRLRLLGFENILPQALKDLFYYVRTRGNKASHDHVGTYQEAKEALLAAFQISKWFYETYSTENDDVFRLSFVEPQNLDARHALHLLETDYGDLEEKYNKLLSERNTNGLSTEKQQIIQQRSEKAARKIEWSEAATRQLIDQQLRRAGWEVDTDLLNYKKNKTLPQRGKAMAIAEWPAGSLWADYALFIGTELYGIIEAKKYAQDISTDLGQSKAYAKEVQLLPETAFLGTWDGNKVPFLFSTNGREYLEQIKTKSGVWFLDVRNKNNHAKALHGWYSPDGLKKLRIQDIEESNKKLQEIPLDFLSQKSGLGLREYQLKAIQAVEQKIISNPIERKALLAMATGTGKTRTIIGLCYHLIQTNRFNRILFLVDRTLLGTQALDAFKDNKVYSLNTFTEVYKISSLKDAIPDTDTRLHFATVQSMVKRLYNNDSESDLPPVDQYDCIIIDEAHRGYLLDREIDEDDLHFKSQMDYVSKYRMVLDYFDAYVIGLTATPALHTTEIFGKPVYTYSYREAVIDGFLIDHDPPTLIKTKLSEEGIEWKAGERPKSFDKENNTVIELDELEDELQIDVSGFNKKVITESFNRTVIQQLVKELDPDGDEKTLVFAATNAHADMVVSLFKEEFLNLGAQFPDDAIMKITGSLYDPQTEVTKFKNEKYPTIVVTVDLLTTGIDVPAICNIVFLRRVKSRILFEQMLGRATRRCDEIGKKVFRIYDAVKIYDTLEKYSQMKPVVVNPTETFVKLAYELEHIDSDARAWRQIEQIIAKLQRKKKQMSEYNLNEFTYRLGGVNIDEFAQNLRKNPLPESLEKIQQLSSLWNFLDEKISSDRPLYFSEHQDEYLRTETGYGNTERPEDYLESFTRFIKENQNKISALQIVCTRPEQLDRRSLKELLIALADQGFEPRMVKAAWKQAKNEDLGADIISFIRTLAIGSALESREDRIKRAVGRVRQMQNWNRIQQKWIDRFEKQLIKESVLQVEDLNQSPFIEDGGFQQLNKIFDEQLEQVINTINQNMYQITA; this is encoded by the coding sequence ATGACGAATTCTTCAAACTTTACTTTCCTGGAATCTGAATTCCCCATTCTATATAACATTGGAATATCAGCAGAGTATAATTTACACCAAGATCCTGCGGCTTCGTTATGGAAAATTCGGGTGTTTGGCGAAAGAATCACGGAAATATTATTTAAAGAACACGCACTGCAATTTCCTGTCGACAATACTTTCGCAAATCGGTTGAGGCTGCTGGGTTTTGAAAATATTCTTCCACAAGCATTAAAGGATCTGTTTTACTATGTTAGAACGCGAGGGAATAAAGCATCACATGACCATGTAGGCACTTATCAGGAAGCTAAGGAAGCCTTACTTGCTGCTTTCCAAATTTCCAAGTGGTTTTACGAAACTTACTCCACAGAAAACGATGATGTTTTCAGGCTTTCGTTTGTTGAGCCTCAAAATCTGGATGCCCGCCACGCATTGCATCTTCTTGAAACTGACTATGGCGATCTGGAAGAGAAATATAATAAGCTACTTTCAGAGCGAAATACAAATGGTCTCTCCACAGAAAAACAACAGATCATTCAGCAACGGTCTGAGAAAGCTGCACGAAAAATCGAGTGGTCTGAGGCTGCAACGCGTCAACTCATCGATCAGCAACTCAGGAGAGCGGGGTGGGAAGTCGATACTGACCTATTGAATTACAAGAAAAACAAAACTTTACCACAAAGAGGTAAGGCAATGGCTATTGCAGAATGGCCTGCCGGAAGTCTTTGGGCGGATTATGCACTTTTCATTGGTACGGAGCTCTACGGTATAATCGAAGCAAAAAAATATGCTCAGGACATTTCCACTGACTTAGGCCAATCCAAGGCGTACGCAAAAGAAGTTCAACTTTTACCAGAGACTGCCTTCTTAGGAACGTGGGATGGCAACAAGGTTCCGTTCCTGTTTTCTACAAATGGCCGGGAATATCTGGAACAGATTAAAACCAAAAGCGGGGTTTGGTTTTTGGACGTACGAAACAAGAATAATCACGCAAAAGCTTTGCATGGCTGGTACTCACCAGACGGTTTAAAGAAACTGCGAATCCAGGATATCGAGGAGTCAAACAAAAAATTACAAGAAATACCGCTAGATTTCCTTTCTCAAAAAAGTGGATTAGGCCTACGTGAGTATCAATTGAAGGCGATTCAGGCGGTTGAACAAAAAATTATCAGCAATCCCATTGAGCGAAAAGCGCTGCTTGCAATGGCGACCGGTACCGGAAAAACCCGAACCATCATCGGATTGTGTTACCACCTGATTCAGACCAACCGCTTCAACAGAATTCTGTTCCTCGTTGACCGTACTTTGCTCGGTACGCAAGCCTTGGATGCGTTCAAAGACAATAAGGTTTACAGCCTGAATACCTTCACGGAAGTATATAAGATCAGCAGCTTGAAAGACGCCATTCCCGATACGGATACGCGACTGCATTTTGCCACCGTACAAAGTATGGTCAAACGATTGTACAATAATGATAGCGAATCCGACTTGCCGCCGGTCGATCAATACGATTGCATCATCATCGACGAAGCTCACAGGGGGTACTTGCTCGATAGGGAGATTGATGAAGATGATCTTCACTTTAAATCGCAGATGGATTATGTAAGCAAATACCGGATGGTGCTGGACTATTTCGATGCTTACGTAATTGGCTTGACTGCCACACCAGCTTTACATACTACCGAAATATTCGGAAAGCCAGTCTACACCTACTCTTACAGGGAGGCAGTCATTGATGGTTTTCTGATCGATCACGATCCGCCGACACTCATTAAAACAAAACTAAGTGAGGAAGGTATTGAGTGGAAAGCCGGCGAAAGACCAAAATCTTTCGATAAGGAAAATAACACCGTTATTGAGCTGGATGAACTCGAAGATGAATTGCAGATTGATGTATCCGGCTTCAACAAAAAGGTAATTACCGAAAGCTTCAACCGGACAGTGATACAGCAACTGGTGAAAGAACTTGATCCGGATGGTGATGAAAAAACACTAGTGTTTGCAGCGACCAATGCTCATGCAGATATGGTCGTGTCGCTGTTCAAAGAAGAGTTCTTAAACCTGGGCGCCCAGTTTCCTGATGATGCGATTATGAAAATCACCGGAAGCTTGTACGATCCGCAGACAGAAGTTACCAAGTTCAAAAATGAAAAATACCCAACAATTGTCGTAACCGTCGATCTGTTAACCACCGGTATAGATGTACCGGCGATCTGTAACATTGTCTTTTTACGCAGGGTAAAATCCCGCATACTTTTCGAACAAATGCTGGGACGGGCTACACGGCGTTGTGATGAAATCGGGAAAAAGGTTTTCAGAATCTACGACGCAGTCAAAATTTATGATACCCTGGAAAAGTATTCGCAGATGAAACCTGTGGTGGTCAACCCCACTGAAACCTTTGTGAAGCTGGCCTATGAATTGGAACATATAGACAGCGATGCCCGCGCCTGGCGGCAGATCGAACAAATTATTGCTAAACTGCAACGCAAGAAGAAGCAAATGAGCGAATACAATTTGAATGAATTTACATATCGGCTAGGCGGAGTAAACATAGACGAGTTCGCCCAGAACCTACGGAAAAACCCGTTACCTGAAAGTCTTGAGAAAATTCAGCAACTAAGCAGCCTGTGGAATTTCCTGGATGAGAAAATTTCGTCGGACCGACCACTTTACTTTTCGGAGCACCAGGATGAATACCTTCGGACCGAAACTGGCTATGGAAACACAGAGAGGCCGGAAGATTACCTCGAAAGTTTTACTCGATTTATAAAGGAAAACCAGAACAAGATCAGCGCGTTACAAATTGTCTGTACCCGACCGGAGCAACTTGATCGACGTTCCTTAAAGGAATTGTTGATAGCTTTGGCCGACCAGGGCTTCGAGCCTCGTATGGTAAAAGCAGCTTGGAAACAGGCAAAAAATGAAGATTTGGGCGCTGATATCATTTCTTTCATTCGCACACTTGCCATCGGAAGTGCCCTGGAGAGCCGCGAAGACCGAATTAAAAGGGCAGTGGGCCGGGTGCGCCAGATGCAGAACTGGAACCGGATTCAGCAAAAGTGGATCGACCGTTTTGAAAAACAGCTGATCAAGGAATCTGTGCTGCAAGTGGAAGACTTGAATCAATCGCCCTTCATCGAAGATGGCGGATTCCAGCAACTGAATAAGATTTTTGACGAGCAGCTGGAACAGGTGATCAATACCATTAACCAAAATATGTATCAGATAACTGCGTAA
- a CDS encoding class I SAM-dependent DNA methyltransferase — protein MSADEIANKLWGLCNVLRDDGVTYHQYLNELTYILFLRLSETKEFEEDIPEEYRWARLTGITDNVTLFETYRELLATISAKSTNAAVQEIYTNASTTLRKPVNLRMLITTINAINWYDEHEQDKIATIYEELLEKNAGEKKSGAGQYFTPRPLINVMVELMAPRLGERWNDPAAGTFGFMIAADQYLRNKHDDYFDPAADREFQKFQAFSGCELVQDAHRLALMNAKLHGLESRIELGDTLSELGKSFKGFDGVLANPPFGTKQGGERPSRDDLTYLSGNKQLNFLQHIYRSLHKKGGARAAVVLPDNVLFEDGDGRKIRKDLMDKCNLHTILRLPTGIFYAAGVKTNVLFFERGTGETGNTKRVWFYDMRTNAPSYGKRTPFTRNAFADFANAYTGGIALDNVKDAYDGAVIDEKRASVTDERWTSLTREEVAAKSDSLDIGLMADASFADGAHTEEPLDLAREAAEDLKAIQAELQKMIELLA, from the coding sequence ATGAGTGCAGACGAAATTGCGAATAAGCTTTGGGGGCTATGTAATGTATTGCGGGATGATGGTGTGACCTATCACCAATACCTCAATGAACTAACCTACATCCTTTTCCTTCGATTATCCGAAACGAAAGAGTTTGAAGAAGACATTCCCGAAGAATACCGTTGGGCTCGCCTGACCGGGATTACCGACAATGTAACCTTGTTTGAAACCTACCGCGAGTTGCTTGCTACAATTAGCGCGAAATCGACCAATGCGGCGGTGCAGGAAATTTATACCAATGCCTCCACCACGCTGCGTAAGCCGGTGAACCTCAGAATGCTCATTACTACAATCAATGCCATTAACTGGTATGACGAGCACGAACAGGACAAAATCGCCACGATTTATGAAGAGCTCCTGGAAAAAAACGCCGGAGAGAAAAAGAGCGGGGCGGGTCAGTATTTTACACCGCGCCCGTTGATCAACGTGATGGTAGAATTGATGGCACCAAGACTTGGCGAACGCTGGAACGATCCGGCTGCGGGCACTTTCGGCTTCATGATTGCCGCTGACCAATACCTGAGAAACAAACACGACGATTACTTTGACCCGGCTGCCGATCGCGAATTTCAAAAATTCCAGGCTTTTAGTGGCTGCGAACTCGTACAGGACGCGCACCGCCTTGCATTAATGAATGCCAAACTACACGGACTCGAAAGCCGCATTGAACTGGGCGATACGTTATCTGAATTGGGTAAATCCTTCAAAGGTTTTGATGGTGTGCTTGCCAATCCACCTTTTGGAACCAAACAGGGAGGGGAACGCCCTTCAAGGGATGATCTTACCTATTTGTCAGGCAACAAGCAGCTCAACTTTTTGCAGCATATTTATCGATCCCTACATAAGAAAGGTGGGGCAAGGGCAGCGGTAGTACTTCCGGACAATGTACTGTTTGAAGACGGTGACGGGCGCAAGATCCGGAAAGATTTAATGGACAAATGCAACCTGCATACCATCCTCAGATTGCCCACCGGCATTTTCTATGCAGCAGGGGTGAAAACCAACGTGCTGTTCTTTGAACGCGGAACGGGTGAAACCGGAAATACGAAAAGAGTTTGGTTTTACGATATGCGCACCAACGCCCCGAGCTACGGGAAACGGACGCCATTTACCCGCAATGCTTTTGCCGATTTTGCCAATGCCTACACTGGTGGTATAGCGTTGGATAACGTAAAAGACGCTTATGACGGAGCCGTGATCGATGAAAAACGCGCCTCCGTAACCGACGAACGCTGGACCAGCCTCACGCGTGAGGAGGTAGCCGCTAAAAGTGACTCGCTGGACATAGGACTGATGGCTGATGCTAGCTTTGCCGATGGCGCACACACGGAAGAACCATTAGATCTGGCTCGTGAAGCAGCGGAAGATCTGAAAGCTATACAGGCCGAATTACAAAAAATGATTGAACTGCTGGCATGA
- a CDS encoding restriction endonuclease subunit S, producing the protein MMEKELPEGWSIASVENLIPNDGLFNDGDWIESKDQDQNGEVRLIQLADIGDGEFKDKSARFLTLTKAYQLNCTFLQPDDLLIARMPDPLGRTCIFPLNGLYVTVVDIAIIRCGQNGVFNKWLMYILNSSQIRGKISELSSGSTRLRISRKNLASIGLPLPPLAEQKRIVAKLDMAFGYLETLKASLARIPELLKTFRQSVLTQAVTGKLTEDWRKENKLSDKWKEELAKDCCVKVQSGGTPKSGFTNEGIPFLKVYNIVNQKIDFDYRSQYISEEAHNNSMKKSILIPGDVVMNIVGPPLNKIALVPNTFAEWNHNQAITLFRTKPYLLNTFLYHFFCEGTSVKSLYNETKGVVGQVNISLSQCREFKIPIPSTDEQKEIVNRIEALFAKVDIIEVQYLALKEKIKKLPQTMLAKAFRGELVTQDFNDEPAAMLLKRIKSTTLKNKSRENQKSLDF; encoded by the coding sequence ATGATGGAAAAGGAATTACCGGAGGGTTGGAGTATTGCCTCAGTTGAAAATCTAATCCCCAACGATGGCCTATTTAACGATGGGGATTGGATTGAATCTAAGGATCAAGATCAAAATGGAGAAGTTAGATTGATTCAACTAGCCGATATTGGCGACGGAGAATTTAAAGACAAATCAGCAAGATTTCTGACTCTAACTAAAGCGTATCAACTTAACTGTACTTTTTTGCAACCGGATGATCTGTTGATTGCACGAATGCCCGATCCATTGGGTAGAACCTGTATTTTTCCACTTAATGGTCTATATGTCACTGTTGTCGATATCGCGATAATAAGATGTGGCCAAAATGGCGTGTTCAATAAGTGGCTGATGTACATTTTAAACTCTTCTCAGATAAGGGGCAAGATTTCCGAACTCTCGTCGGGATCAACGCGACTTCGGATATCAAGAAAAAATCTAGCTTCAATTGGTTTACCCCTTCCACCCCTGGCCGAGCAAAAGCGGATTGTGGCTAAATTGGATATGGCTTTTGGGTATTTGGAAACACTGAAAGCCAGCCTGGCGCGTATTCCGGAGTTGCTTAAAACTTTCCGACAATCGGTATTGACGCAGGCGGTGACGGGGAAGTTGACGGAGGATTGGCGAAAAGAAAACAAGCTGTCAGATAAATGGAAAGAAGAACTAGCAAAAGACTGTTGTGTAAAGGTTCAAAGTGGAGGAACGCCAAAATCTGGGTTTACAAATGAAGGAATTCCATTTCTTAAAGTATACAACATAGTAAATCAAAAAATAGATTTTGATTATCGCTCTCAGTACATTAGTGAGGAGGCGCACAATAACTCGATGAAGAAATCGATTTTGATACCGGGTGATGTTGTCATGAATATTGTAGGCCCACCGTTAAATAAAATTGCTTTGGTGCCTAACACTTTTGCCGAATGGAATCACAATCAAGCAATTACCTTATTCAGGACTAAGCCTTACCTGCTTAATACATTTTTATATCACTTTTTTTGCGAAGGAACTTCTGTTAAGTCACTTTATAATGAAACAAAAGGTGTTGTTGGTCAGGTGAATATTTCCCTTTCCCAATGCAGAGAATTCAAAATACCAATTCCGTCAACAGATGAACAAAAGGAAATTGTAAACCGGATCGAAGCCCTTTTTGCTAAAGTTGACATCATTGAAGTCCAGTATCTCGCACTAAAAGAGAAAATTAAGAAATTGCCTCAGACAATGCTAGCCAAGGCGTTTCGCGGAGAGTTGGTAACGCAAGACTTTAATGATGAGCCTGCTGCTATGCTGTTAAAAAGGATAAAATCCACTACCCTAAAAAATAAGAGTCGTGAAAATCAAAAGTCTTTGGATTTCTGA
- a CDS encoding AAA family ATPase has translation MKIKSLWISEYKNIKNLHLDFKSNLISLLVGKNGLGKSNLIEALAIIFRDLDLLKSKEDFENWSYENFEYDLLYVCYNSEIRVLCRKGSFQVWRKLNGAAELPSEVSFRKFNNLKHEVYLPKYIIGYYSGENKRIRDVIRPYEEQVWKDLKNNKGLENDLRRLFFSENYHSQMILLTLLLYKDQNENPIFQERVAYLIENFTSFNSLAEVSLELKSPLWYNPGERKHSNKGINLLEENLLRGVEFPFWDIKRRADKIISFLYNNTISDPIYYLEEEIFQEKIELNNIDLKKVSSEIPFQFDSAMHFFGAFETLKQIDVIFNVILKVKSLRSGSVFDFTQLSEGEAQLITVLGLILITGNEECLFLLDEPDTHLNPQWQREYVDLIDRFTLDNMNSHIIVATHSPLIVQAAEKADIFLYKLDDDGQIVVKNEDFTVQNWRIDQVLTSEYFDLHSARPAHLDYYMSLREKILTQGNISADIEKELKNLENEYGVLPTGETRDEIEAMLLINNIVKRYNDKTA, from the coding sequence GTGAAAATCAAAAGTCTTTGGATTTCTGAATATAAAAACATAAAGAATTTGCATCTCGATTTCAAATCGAATCTAATTTCTCTACTAGTAGGTAAAAATGGACTGGGGAAATCTAATCTAATAGAAGCTCTAGCCATTATATTCCGAGATTTGGATTTGTTAAAGTCCAAAGAAGATTTCGAAAACTGGTCTTATGAGAATTTTGAATATGATTTATTATATGTATGCTATAATTCAGAAATTAGAGTTCTATGTAGAAAGGGTTCTTTTCAGGTTTGGAGAAAATTAAATGGGGCCGCCGAGCTTCCAAGTGAAGTAAGTTTTCGAAAATTCAATAATCTCAAACATGAGGTTTATCTCCCCAAATACATTATTGGTTATTATTCAGGTGAAAACAAAAGGATTCGTGACGTAATAAGACCATATGAGGAACAAGTTTGGAAAGACTTGAAGAATAACAAGGGCCTAGAAAATGACCTCAGAAGGTTATTTTTCTCAGAAAATTATCATTCTCAAATGATTCTTCTTACTCTACTTCTTTATAAGGATCAAAATGAAAACCCTATATTTCAGGAAAGAGTAGCCTATTTGATTGAAAATTTTACGAGTTTTAATAGTTTAGCCGAAGTCAGTCTGGAATTAAAAAGCCCTCTGTGGTACAATCCTGGCGAAAGGAAACATTCAAATAAAGGTATTAATTTGCTTGAAGAGAACTTATTGAGGGGCGTTGAGTTTCCCTTCTGGGATATCAAAAGGCGAGCAGATAAAATCATTTCATTTTTATATAATAATACTATCTCTGACCCAATCTATTATTTGGAGGAAGAGATATTTCAAGAGAAAATAGAACTTAATAATATTGATTTAAAAAAAGTATCAAGTGAAATTCCCTTTCAGTTTGATTCAGCAATGCATTTCTTTGGTGCTTTTGAGACATTAAAACAAATCGATGTAATCTTTAACGTAATCCTGAAAGTAAAATCGTTAAGGAGTGGATCTGTATTTGATTTTACTCAACTAAGTGAAGGTGAGGCGCAGTTGATAACCGTTTTAGGATTAATTCTTATTACTGGAAACGAAGAATGTTTATTTCTCTTAGACGAGCCTGATACCCATTTAAATCCTCAGTGGCAAAGAGAATATGTAGATCTTATTGATCGTTTTACGCTGGACAATATGAATAGTCATATCATTGTAGCCACCCATAGTCCGTTAATAGTTCAAGCCGCTGAAAAGGCAGACATATTCCTTTACAAACTTGACGATGACGGTCAAATTGTAGTCAAAAATGAGGACTTTACTGTCCAAAATTGGAGAATTGATCAAGTGTTAACGAGTGAATATTTCGATCTTCATAGCGCAAGACCAGCACATTTAGACTATTACATGTCTTTAAGAGAGAAAATTCTTACACAAGGAAATATATCGGCTGATATTGAAAAGGAGCTTAAAAACCTTGAAAACGAGTATGGAGTTTTACCTACTGGTGAAACTCGTGACGAAATTGAAGCAATGTTACTCATAAATAATATCGTCAAACGTTATAATGATAAAACTGCGTAA
- a CDS encoding HEPN domain-containing protein: MKSTLSHLPQTKQDQLKALTQLILDKVPAEMIILFGSYARGDWVEDFQEKYEYVSDFDILIVTKDKNAAKQVKKSRELDKELMANEGITRTSIIYHSIGFVNDKIERNYYFFVDILKEGILLYDSGKFTLSEPKNLNAMQRVEKSTEEFEHWFESACRFLEGFDFYFQKGENDTAYYSNAAFELHQATERFYAAILLVFTDYKPRIHDIEILGNQVEKLNANFATVFPKTTAEEERLFILLKKAYIDARYNRNYKIEKEELEYLGSRVTLLKDLTERICRERIAQFTDS; encoded by the coding sequence ATGAAATCCACCCTCTCCCACCTCCCACAAACCAAACAAGACCAGCTAAAAGCCCTCACCCAACTAATCCTCGACAAAGTCCCGGCCGAAATGATCATCCTCTTCGGCAGCTATGCGCGGGGCGATTGGGTCGAAGATTTCCAGGAGAAATACGAATATGTGAGCGATTTCGACATTCTGATCGTCACCAAAGACAAGAATGCCGCCAAGCAAGTCAAGAAATCGCGGGAGCTGGATAAGGAATTGATGGCCAATGAGGGCATCACCAGAACCAGCATCATCTACCACAGCATTGGTTTTGTGAACGATAAGATCGAGCGGAACTACTATTTTTTTGTAGATATTTTGAAGGAAGGAATTTTGCTTTATGATTCCGGGAAATTCACTTTGTCCGAGCCTAAAAATCTCAATGCGATGCAGCGGGTGGAAAAATCGACTGAAGAATTTGAACATTGGTTTGAGAGTGCTTGCCGATTTTTGGAAGGGTTTGACTTCTACTTTCAAAAGGGAGAGAATGACACCGCATATTACAGTAATGCTGCATTCGAACTTCATCAGGCTACCGAAAGATTCTACGCTGCGATACTTCTCGTTTTCACCGATTACAAACCAAGAATCCACGACATTGAAATTCTAGGAAATCAGGTTGAAAAACTGAATGCCAACTTTGCGACAGTTTTTCCAAAAACGACAGCCGAAGAAGAGCGACTATTTATCCTTCTCAAAAAAGCGTACATCGATGCGCGTTACAACAGGAATTACAAGATTGAAAAAGAGGAATTGGAATATCTTGGCAGTCGGGTTACATTACTGAAAGATTTGACGGAACGGATTTGCAGAGAGCGGATTGCGCAGTTTACCGACAGCTGA
- a CDS encoding nuclear transport factor 2 family protein, which translates to MDYQILLRQLYQDFNARQIDSVLAHMHTDVSWPNGWEGGYVSGQEEVRAYWLRQWEQIDPLVEPVSFDAKPDGQIAIKVRQIIRNMEGEVLSDTLLFHIYTFENGKVRTMTIEH; encoded by the coding sequence ATGGACTATCAAATACTGCTTCGCCAGCTTTACCAGGATTTCAATGCTCGTCAGATCGATTCAGTACTGGCACATATGCATACAGACGTAAGCTGGCCCAATGGCTGGGAGGGCGGCTATGTATCCGGGCAAGAGGAAGTGCGTGCCTACTGGCTGCGGCAATGGGAGCAGATCGATCCTCTGGTAGAGCCAGTTTCATTTGATGCAAAGCCGGACGGGCAGATTGCGATCAAAGTCCGTCAGATCATAAGAAATATGGAAGGGGAAGTTTTAAGCGACACGCTATTATTTCACATTTATACTTTTGAAAATGGAAAGGTGAGGACAATGACGATTGAGCATTAA
- the cap12 gene encoding CBASS system CD-NTase-associated NAD(+) hydrolase Cap12, producing the protein MELKPRVFIGSSSEGLEVAKYVKSYLGHEFECYLWTDDIFKNNESVFETLLKSASLFDFGIMVATKDDFLTSRGAEFDTARDNVVFEYGLFLGRVGPGRAFVIQEEGTKLPSDLYGITTPRFEKTANLVHADKLNNELRKISKVMKEKISIGELGLLPSTALAIGYFDNFVALTCESLCTKGELVVEGKIFREFQFNIVIPDDLDSDIKKRSKLFSSKHNLRQVQVEAAGRSYPISVSYQEGDHILKIYDMPTTLNGIDRAIEMYMRKGHIGKTEDQQLLEDRELRNFSRVLQLMIANDAYCKQVVRIVNEITLV; encoded by the coding sequence ATGGAATTAAAACCACGTGTTTTTATCGGTTCGTCCTCCGAGGGACTGGAAGTTGCCAAATATGTTAAGTCATACTTGGGTCACGAATTCGAATGCTACCTATGGACGGATGATATTTTCAAAAACAATGAAAGTGTCTTTGAGACACTCTTGAAAAGTGCTAGCCTTTTTGATTTTGGAATCATGGTTGCGACAAAAGATGACTTTTTGACTAGCCGCGGAGCGGAATTTGACACTGCGCGAGATAACGTTGTTTTCGAATATGGTCTATTTTTGGGCAGAGTGGGCCCAGGTCGTGCATTTGTGATTCAAGAAGAAGGAACGAAGCTGCCCTCGGATCTGTACGGAATAACTACCCCAAGATTCGAAAAAACCGCAAATCTAGTTCACGCTGATAAGCTTAATAATGAGCTACGGAAAATCAGCAAAGTCATGAAAGAAAAGATAAGCATCGGCGAACTGGGATTGCTTCCTTCCACCGCTTTGGCGATTGGCTATTTCGATAATTTCGTGGCGCTTACTTGTGAAAGCCTCTGTACAAAAGGCGAATTGGTTGTTGAAGGCAAAATTTTCAGGGAATTTCAATTTAATATTGTTATCCCGGATGATCTTGACAGCGATATCAAAAAGCGGTCTAAACTATTTTCTTCGAAACACAATCTCCGTCAGGTGCAGGTAGAGGCGGCCGGTAGAAGTTACCCGATTTCGGTTTCTTATCAAGAAGGAGACCATATACTGAAAATCTACGACATGCCAACGACCCTTAATGGTATAGATCGTGCCATAGAAATGTATATGCGCAAGGGACATATTGGTAAGACAGAAGATCAGCAATTACTCGAAGACCGGGAATTGAGAAATTTCAGCCGAGTTCTACAACTAATGATAGCAAATGACGCATATTGTAAGCAGGTCGTGCGGATCGTGAATGAAATTACATTGGTATGA
- a CDS encoding helix-turn-helix transcriptional regulator, with amino-acid sequence MASNKNALTRFHVLDKCFANPMKKYFIGDLIEACDQVLLEIDPNSNGIKRRQVLEDIKYMESTEGWSAPIDHCRDGKKVYYRYSDLNFSIDNQPLNQVELEQIKSAMQILSRFKGMPQFEWVNELAPKMEQSFLLEKGNQTIISFDNNQDLKGIEHLGKLFQSILYKRVLCISYQSFKSDRAKEYVFHPYYLKQYNNRWFVLGYYVELEKLTTFALDRITDISDSDIPYLQNEEYDFDEYFEDIVGVTRQENAEPEQIKLAFDLQIAPYVLSKPLHGTQKKVSLGDSELIISIEVIPNYELETLILSYGDRVRVLEPESFQSIIRTRLEKAVRLYC; translated from the coding sequence ATGGCTTCTAATAAAAACGCCCTGACCCGATTTCATGTTTTGGACAAGTGCTTCGCCAATCCGATGAAAAAATACTTTATCGGCGACCTTATAGAAGCTTGCGATCAAGTGCTGCTGGAAATAGACCCAAACAGCAATGGAATAAAGCGGCGGCAGGTATTGGAGGATATCAAGTACATGGAAAGTACTGAGGGATGGAGTGCGCCTATAGATCATTGTCGTGACGGTAAAAAGGTGTATTACCGGTACAGCGACCTCAATTTTTCAATTGATAACCAACCCCTGAACCAGGTAGAGCTGGAACAGATTAAATCCGCAATGCAAATACTGTCACGTTTCAAGGGTATGCCCCAGTTCGAATGGGTAAATGAACTGGCACCAAAAATGGAACAAAGCTTTCTGCTCGAAAAAGGAAACCAGACTATTATCAGCTTTGATAATAATCAGGATTTAAAAGGAATTGAGCACCTGGGCAAATTATTTCAATCTATTCTATACAAGCGGGTATTGTGCATCAGTTATCAGTCTTTTAAAAGTGACAGGGCCAAAGAATATGTTTTCCATCCATACTACTTAAAGCAATACAATAACCGTTGGTTTGTGCTAGGGTATTATGTTGAATTAGAAAAGCTTACGACTTTTGCTTTGGACAGGATCACTGACATATCAGATTCAGATATTCCGTATTTACAGAATGAAGAGTATGACTTTGATGAATATTTCGAGGATATTGTCGGCGTTACTCGTCAAGAAAATGCGGAACCGGAACAGATAAAGCTGGCATTTGATCTTCAGATAGCGCCATATGTGCTGTCTAAACCGCTGCATGGAACGCAGAAAAAGGTGTCGCTTGGTGATTCAGAACTAATTATTTCAATAGAAGTAATTCCTAATTACGAACTGGAAACCTTGATTCTGTCGTATGGGGATCGGGTTAGAGTATTGGAGCCTGAAAGTTTTCAGAGTATAATTAGGACGAGACTTGAGAAAGCAGTTCGCTTGTACTGCTAG